A stretch of the Rhodothermales bacterium genome encodes the following:
- a CDS encoding fibronectin type III domain-containing protein — protein MNRLRSIRILPVFLVLLLAAALPQGVAPTYAQGTAQAIVSGIPPILQSPFVVDFEQDYQQRRFQMQFIYTGQQPASFRFVASLTKEGQQLFSVTSEPTYFEPGTYLYTHLSDNPSISFSEGFDDLVDQLSGRIKRQVIESGAFPEGFYTLRLEPVAADASTFVTGVPGTATFTVMYPEPPRLLSVADQSNLNTLHPSFAWTPVIAPPGTTVDYDVLITEVLANQTPLQALLGNRAHAQVDITGQTTFAYIANQLPLEAGKTYVWQVAATAELAGRVLPLKDDGRSEIWTFTVGAAPGLVAEAPSYVSDGTGEDLDYVNSVTSLSANWGPVTGASSYSYAIGSSSGGTDVLNWTDAGQQTQATRSGLSLTHKVKYFVSVRANSTGGESGQIVTSDGVVADTSRPTSSVEIAALKNKVGHPFLNDANFQVTWSGWDNASPVTHYEIQYKHGADLVWTTWMAKTDQQSATFPSALRGGDGKYRFRSRAWDAAGNEKTLKDIVEAEVTIDTATPSSEIAKLEPQQASGSFLVSWAGTDATSGVESYDIEYQEDGGTWKSWLSAVPAASTSNQFQGTAGIAYGFRIAARDSAGNVEAFPQVADASTTTLGSTIALTASATPALANYYYDWNEDDQTLSHSCSHSLSSNVDSCPVVKVLFAAPSGVSMKVDQVSLTWSDESGQQVAIEAFSNLFVGSIPPVLKSGQSGTIDLALAPVGSFFDKVVKDADAAFDKTLKWTPITHNVTAVLRGNYMGSDQVPHSLSSNSVAIKVVYRPIAPPMYTVTVTATPSAISYRPDKLTNDVDVKLSLVGIQGDELTLDKVVNRWYDSTKNLFDELSNSITPLVLKDTPPAGPAAFMEVTRKLGLTLSESSFKKALGGQSTATYTVHVEYQGKDQHGSPVSFSTETPITVQFFADAPKLLVSFSPSSIVFSPAKLQHPVDISYSLASPVSTSVQVESVTNYWYEEDDTLFDTGTAVVTPFTVQSGQTVTRTMAYSWSASSLQKALAGKSNSLHTVKLEANAKDADQNTVIGTTVEPLTVYSQKSDVSVDVAFSPTTVTYTPDQLSNQVSVTFTLTSQSGKSVTLDKVTNRWFSEDGSLHWSDSAVLSSPRQLTTAASLSVHDTFGFPLSQFKQALGGKNQATYTAEITYSGTDSDGIPIKAVTTKPLTALFTASSAKLLATVTPGKYVFDKDNLQRKWTAKLDYKSDVALDVNSAEVTWYDIGGKQVSKDKVDLLQTYSFSAPGSSNTFSLDHTITDYERTLALNRPGSGWMTTPSVGKYKEEIFKLRFEFSGTDAVGRSIKATSNEVEATLRETAYPLEVTASPSSISTSDSPVDLDITINSDVNSVVTLVSRTYLLKKGTDLVPAIGMEPFGGMGKPETAQPVVQYGSEGGATQTIAAKGLWKDKISIPLNTSYLLGSSDKVQVSAEVIYKGTDAAGKDVEGRVFIPIEVKKPGQIDDTEGLVASAGYYELIPKVAFVQALQDLSIVTTSGANRVLNGAVRLVLIPAPFDSTRLAVDATNLTFAPVAGKTDQWTIKGGSLSEEGTQLKPDLFRFYKDVVRVNKISYNHARTKRMQIDKAEARIPVLEKSIFLTNLLIDKDGLHIESGEAEVSGFGWTFRITDIKQQSGSTGSLLALTAGIRMAGKPVSAEFTQTTLTIKESQGKKSVSMNVKPTNPFRFIPNTDYLNLTSMYFDEKTGDDWVLKVGVESKDLPLMSKLGPLNGTLTYDRSGKLAGLLELIPRETVPGTPPTDKSFVEIGKLAKIDLTYVGLQLAGKEVITIQNAKPDTSWEFDTSQSYIGMAADLYLPMVGDPNNRIAIGSVSSTSVSPGIQVNFDGNVTTKTISVAAGKKLDLGPLYLKLTALTLKPYPFEMGISGGIGVDAAGIVDGEIDVAGLKVDQDGDFTNFSDVVSGGQLSILKAVTIGLKDVAYKNTPSTIQFQDKVDNAKKDVSLTVDSYFQLTGATLTLTGCGGGFDNLLVYEKDGNTSFVLKGAKVNVKNQIDLNVDFSYINDSASNTQALSAGGNAKIAKKYSAGVYGALGTRSGESYWGFYVGVAGLQIPVGPGINLEEVGGGFFWNPTLSDIDAVKNAAGFKDPKLAAHIVAMKPTATAPLTFAAFLNGGVSIGANELFKGRGLLTVTGNSAKLNVEAEVLAATVKGKGYLEVSWNPWYVEGNFKVILDIPLIDCEDQLTFYAYSDKAWGITGKVQVGVLSFVTTTAEFYAGNDGFMFDLTVKKGIDIFIISGGIEFEVMAWWRKDVSWGAYAAGKAYGDLLAGLIGGEVGIEGAFIGSPEIVIFMAGHLKIEILWQDVFDGRVWISMGENGFDSGTGKSSRYDDIIADAKNTGKKMKSDMEKLAEDLKNAQNSLLSLSNKQLSDAGNALVELIEIKGFDQLIKNEYQKDLNAVASSAKATFNNAYAVIFSPQSPKLGSLDVSLSSTETQIDATLNSLKSKEADVRSLLLSFEDVLTGDLPTVQNLGTYSNPVGQLSYQTVTLTDTNGVTMTKTVKAGYGFDTKTAQDLDSGVKKELKSALAYRQKLMQMTQQLGTKLNSVDQLLSGSGKSVNTLVNDYGQTSQMIGNHTTQRLDYFDERVKLYSKQWLDLSTLQSQIQAGIAKDLSDAGTNAKLRAQTRNNLVNKLLTLSNQATRKFPDQHENWAALADTLGRYIWYDIPLAGFDAVTKGSGAAREKFVADFQNTNNAFQANWSLATLTADKVYSRKARLYTLLYDLLDQLSIEAGTRKETPAWDGELVVGVIALDGLTTGTQSGGDTQATAIGPAGAQQPIAAPGAVIATSDWTKGWDFEKERLNVKKMLQVPQIIAFSGQVVSDKTPAYAKLSLTWNATHPMSMAEYSLDIPDYSKPVKMAPQAPTQQIDPNPIDPRTRVDAQLPGAVQPGMILVQDVVGMQGTTQMQTPTQSPSLDPTQAPGAAPTQPGFLPIAGGGPVSFGPSTVHAWRSLAGRTSTTIPFLLGVHEPGTYEVWLRARGAGGLALQRLATINVQYAFSGSPDGADFGAQTKKDALSSADTTPPTTPLVHDGGATTKNRNLLYVTWTATDYESGIQEYQYRVVTKAAGQSTPVTSWFSTGGQTEINIKFEEPMKPAVIYYVQVKAKNGAGAWSGDGISDGIQLSDPTPPTAPAIRTPRLVSDTLTVAWSSARDPESQVVGYRYAIGSRPQDTNMLDWTYTQDTGFVIDINTLSESAGKTKDATTIYVSVCAVNGIGVDSPIAMAQTAPQQQTKQ, from the coding sequence ATGAATAGGCTTCGATCCATCCGCATCCTGCCCGTCTTCCTCGTTCTCCTGCTTGCCGCGGCCCTGCCCCAAGGGGTCGCACCTACCTACGCACAGGGAACTGCCCAGGCCATCGTCTCGGGAATTCCGCCCATCCTGCAGTCTCCATTCGTAGTCGACTTCGAGCAGGACTACCAGCAGCGGCGATTCCAGATGCAGTTCATCTACACCGGCCAGCAACCGGCTTCGTTCCGTTTTGTCGCGAGCCTTACGAAGGAGGGGCAGCAGCTGTTCAGTGTAACTTCCGAGCCGACCTACTTCGAGCCGGGCACTTATCTGTACACGCACCTTTCGGACAACCCCTCGATATCGTTCTCCGAAGGATTCGATGATCTGGTTGATCAGCTGAGTGGTCGCATCAAGCGCCAGGTTATCGAAAGCGGCGCCTTCCCCGAGGGGTTCTACACGCTTCGTCTGGAGCCGGTCGCAGCTGACGCCTCCACGTTTGTTACCGGAGTTCCGGGCACTGCGACCTTCACGGTCATGTATCCGGAGCCGCCCAGGCTGCTGTCGGTGGCCGATCAGTCGAATCTCAACACGCTGCATCCGAGCTTCGCCTGGACGCCGGTGATCGCGCCACCGGGGACGACGGTCGACTACGACGTGCTCATCACTGAGGTGCTTGCCAATCAAACGCCGCTTCAGGCGCTGCTCGGCAACAGAGCACATGCGCAGGTCGATATCACGGGACAGACCACGTTCGCATACATCGCAAACCAGTTGCCTCTCGAAGCCGGGAAGACCTACGTCTGGCAGGTGGCGGCTACCGCGGAGCTCGCGGGGCGCGTTCTGCCACTCAAGGATGACGGTCGAAGCGAGATCTGGACCTTCACCGTGGGCGCAGCACCGGGTCTGGTGGCGGAGGCGCCCTCGTACGTCTCGGACGGTACCGGCGAGGACCTCGACTACGTCAATTCGGTGACCTCTCTTTCCGCGAACTGGGGGCCTGTCACTGGCGCCTCGTCCTATTCGTACGCGATCGGCTCATCGTCCGGCGGGACGGATGTCCTGAACTGGACGGACGCCGGTCAGCAGACGCAGGCGACGAGGTCCGGGCTGAGTTTAACACACAAGGTCAAGTACTTCGTTTCGGTGCGGGCCAACAGTACCGGAGGAGAGAGCGGGCAGATCGTCACCTCCGACGGCGTCGTTGCCGATACATCGCGGCCAACGTCCTCAGTCGAGATTGCCGCACTGAAGAACAAGGTCGGGCATCCATTTCTGAATGACGCCAACTTTCAAGTCACATGGTCCGGCTGGGATAACGCATCGCCAGTAACGCACTACGAGATCCAGTACAAGCATGGAGCAGATCTCGTCTGGACTACCTGGATGGCGAAGACGGATCAGCAGTCGGCGACATTCCCGAGCGCGTTACGCGGGGGCGACGGAAAGTATCGATTCCGCAGTCGCGCATGGGACGCGGCTGGGAATGAGAAGACACTCAAAGATATTGTCGAAGCCGAGGTCACGATTGACACGGCGACGCCATCCTCGGAGATAGCCAAGCTGGAGCCACAACAGGCGTCCGGGAGCTTCCTTGTTTCCTGGGCAGGAACGGATGCAACGTCCGGCGTCGAGAGCTACGACATTGAGTATCAGGAAGACGGCGGCACATGGAAGAGCTGGCTGTCGGCTGTGCCCGCCGCTTCAACTTCGAACCAGTTCCAGGGTACGGCCGGGATCGCCTACGGCTTCCGAATCGCCGCTCGAGACTCGGCTGGCAATGTTGAGGCATTTCCGCAGGTGGCAGATGCCTCGACTACGACCCTTGGTTCGACGATCGCCCTGACCGCGTCGGCCACGCCGGCCCTCGCGAATTATTACTACGACTGGAATGAAGACGACCAAACATTGTCCCACTCCTGTTCGCACTCACTCAGTTCGAACGTGGATTCTTGCCCGGTCGTGAAGGTGCTGTTCGCCGCACCATCCGGAGTCTCGATGAAGGTGGATCAGGTCAGCCTTACCTGGTCCGACGAAAGTGGACAACAGGTCGCTATTGAGGCATTTTCCAACCTGTTTGTGGGGTCAATACCGCCCGTTCTCAAGAGTGGTCAATCCGGGACCATCGACCTTGCCCTTGCTCCCGTCGGGTCTTTCTTCGACAAGGTCGTGAAGGATGCCGACGCAGCCTTCGACAAGACCCTCAAGTGGACTCCGATAACCCACAACGTCACGGCGGTTCTGCGTGGTAATTACATGGGCAGCGACCAGGTGCCGCATTCGCTGAGTTCCAATTCTGTCGCCATCAAGGTAGTGTACCGTCCGATCGCCCCGCCGATGTATACGGTCACGGTGACGGCGACTCCGTCAGCCATCTCATACAGGCCGGACAAACTGACGAACGACGTCGACGTCAAGCTCTCGTTGGTAGGAATTCAGGGCGACGAGCTGACACTCGACAAGGTCGTGAATCGCTGGTACGACAGCACCAAGAATCTCTTTGACGAGCTCTCGAATTCGATTACACCGCTGGTCCTGAAAGACACTCCGCCCGCAGGCCCCGCGGCGTTCATGGAGGTAACTCGGAAGTTGGGGCTCACACTGTCCGAGTCGAGCTTTAAGAAGGCTCTCGGCGGGCAATCCACTGCCACCTACACGGTACACGTGGAATATCAGGGTAAGGATCAACACGGTAGCCCGGTCTCGTTCTCAACGGAGACGCCGATCACGGTGCAGTTCTTCGCTGACGCACCGAAGTTGCTCGTATCGTTCTCTCCGAGCAGCATCGTTTTCAGTCCTGCCAAGCTCCAGCACCCCGTAGACATTTCGTACAGTCTGGCGAGCCCGGTAAGTACCTCCGTGCAGGTTGAGTCCGTAACAAACTACTGGTACGAAGAGGACGACACACTATTTGATACTGGTACCGCAGTCGTTACACCCTTCACTGTACAATCGGGCCAGACGGTTACGCGAACCATGGCCTACTCGTGGTCTGCGTCGAGTTTGCAGAAGGCCCTCGCAGGAAAGAGCAATTCGCTTCACACGGTAAAGCTTGAGGCAAACGCCAAGGATGCTGACCAGAATACCGTTATAGGGACAACCGTCGAACCCCTCACGGTCTACTCGCAAAAGAGCGACGTATCCGTCGACGTGGCGTTCAGTCCGACAACGGTCACCTACACTCCGGATCAGCTTAGCAATCAGGTGTCTGTAACCTTCACGCTCACCAGCCAATCTGGCAAAAGTGTGACACTTGACAAGGTGACGAACCGGTGGTTCTCGGAAGACGGCAGCCTTCACTGGTCAGATTCGGCAGTCCTCTCGTCTCCGCGACAGCTTACGACGGCCGCCAGCCTGTCGGTTCACGACACGTTCGGGTTCCCACTTTCTCAGTTCAAACAAGCTCTGGGAGGAAAGAATCAGGCCACCTACACGGCTGAAATCACCTATTCGGGTACCGACTCCGACGGCATACCCATCAAGGCAGTGACGACAAAGCCGCTTACCGCACTGTTCACGGCGTCATCGGCGAAGCTTCTAGCCACGGTCACTCCCGGCAAGTACGTGTTCGACAAGGACAACCTCCAGCGCAAGTGGACGGCGAAGCTCGACTACAAGAGCGACGTTGCACTCGATGTGAACAGTGCCGAGGTAACCTGGTACGACATCGGCGGAAAGCAGGTCAGCAAAGACAAGGTGGACCTGCTTCAGACCTACAGCTTCTCGGCTCCGGGTAGTTCGAACACGTTTTCGCTCGATCACACAATCACCGACTACGAGCGTACACTGGCATTGAATCGACCGGGATCGGGATGGATGACGACACCCAGCGTCGGAAAGTACAAGGAGGAGATTTTCAAACTGAGGTTCGAGTTTTCGGGAACCGATGCGGTGGGCCGATCCATCAAGGCGACGTCGAACGAGGTTGAGGCCACATTGCGCGAGACGGCCTACCCGCTCGAGGTGACGGCGAGTCCATCATCGATCTCAACATCAGACAGTCCGGTCGATCTGGATATCACGATCAACTCCGACGTGAACTCGGTCGTAACCTTAGTCTCACGCACATACCTGCTGAAGAAAGGTACCGATCTCGTTCCGGCAATAGGCATGGAGCCTTTCGGTGGGATGGGAAAGCCGGAGACGGCGCAGCCGGTGGTGCAATATGGTTCTGAGGGTGGTGCCACGCAGACTATCGCTGCAAAAGGGCTCTGGAAAGACAAGATCAGTATCCCGCTCAACACGTCCTACTTGCTCGGATCGTCGGACAAGGTTCAGGTCTCAGCCGAGGTCATTTACAAGGGCACTGATGCGGCCGGCAAAGACGTGGAAGGTCGAGTCTTCATTCCGATCGAGGTGAAGAAGCCGGGACAGATCGATGACACGGAGGGTCTCGTAGCATCCGCCGGGTACTACGAACTGATTCCCAAGGTGGCGTTCGTACAGGCACTGCAGGATCTCTCCATAGTAACGACGTCGGGCGCCAATCGTGTCCTCAATGGTGCCGTACGTCTGGTCTTGATCCCGGCGCCGTTCGACTCGACCAGGCTTGCTGTCGATGCCACCAACTTGACCTTCGCCCCGGTCGCCGGAAAAACGGACCAGTGGACCATCAAGGGCGGATCGCTGTCGGAGGAGGGCACCCAGCTTAAGCCGGACCTGTTCCGATTCTACAAAGACGTCGTGCGGGTGAACAAGATCAGCTACAATCACGCCCGCACGAAACGGATGCAGATCGACAAAGCGGAGGCCAGGATACCGGTTCTAGAGAAGTCGATCTTCTTGACAAACCTCCTCATTGACAAAGACGGTCTCCACATTGAGTCTGGTGAGGCTGAGGTTTCCGGTTTCGGCTGGACGTTCCGAATCACGGACATCAAGCAGCAATCAGGGTCGACGGGCAGCCTGTTGGCGCTGACGGCAGGGATTCGCATGGCCGGTAAGCCGGTGTCCGCCGAGTTCACCCAGACGACGCTCACCATTAAAGAGTCGCAGGGCAAGAAATCGGTGAGCATGAACGTCAAGCCGACCAACCCCTTCAGGTTTATCCCGAACACTGACTACCTGAACCTGACGTCGATGTACTTCGACGAGAAGACGGGCGATGACTGGGTGCTGAAGGTCGGAGTGGAATCAAAGGATCTTCCACTGATGAGCAAACTGGGTCCGCTGAACGGGACACTGACGTATGATCGATCGGGAAAGCTTGCAGGCTTGCTCGAGCTCATTCCGCGCGAGACCGTGCCCGGTACGCCGCCGACTGACAAGTCGTTTGTCGAGATCGGGAAGCTGGCCAAGATCGACCTGACGTACGTAGGGCTGCAGCTGGCGGGCAAGGAAGTTATCACGATCCAGAACGCGAAGCCGGACACCTCCTGGGAGTTCGATACGTCGCAGAGCTACATCGGAATGGCCGCCGACCTGTATCTGCCTATGGTGGGAGATCCGAACAACCGCATCGCCATCGGTTCGGTGTCGTCGACGTCGGTGAGTCCGGGGATTCAGGTCAATTTCGATGGCAACGTCACGACTAAGACCATCAGCGTGGCGGCCGGCAAGAAGCTCGACCTGGGTCCACTGTATCTCAAACTGACCGCGCTAACATTAAAGCCCTATCCGTTCGAGATGGGAATCTCGGGAGGAATCGGGGTTGACGCTGCCGGAATTGTGGACGGCGAGATCGATGTCGCAGGATTGAAGGTTGATCAGGATGGCGACTTCACGAATTTCAGTGACGTCGTGTCGGGGGGGCAACTGTCGATTCTGAAAGCAGTCACGATCGGCCTCAAGGATGTTGCCTACAAGAACACACCGTCTACCATCCAATTCCAGGACAAGGTCGATAATGCAAAGAAGGACGTCAGCCTGACCGTTGACAGCTATTTCCAATTGACCGGTGCGACACTGACGCTTACCGGATGCGGCGGTGGCTTCGACAACCTGCTGGTATACGAGAAGGATGGGAACACGAGCTTTGTACTCAAGGGTGCAAAGGTCAACGTCAAGAACCAGATCGATCTCAATGTCGACTTCTCGTACATCAATGACTCAGCATCCAACACTCAGGCGCTCAGTGCAGGCGGCAATGCCAAGATCGCGAAGAAGTACAGCGCCGGCGTGTACGGTGCGTTGGGTACGCGCAGTGGAGAATCCTACTGGGGATTCTACGTGGGCGTCGCAGGTCTCCAGATTCCGGTCGGACCCGGCATAAACCTCGAGGAGGTCGGCGGCGGCTTCTTCTGGAATCCAACGCTGAGCGACATCGATGCAGTGAAGAATGCAGCCGGCTTCAAGGACCCGAAGTTGGCGGCTCACATCGTCGCGATGAAGCCCACAGCGACAGCACCACTTACATTCGCCGCCTTTCTCAATGGCGGGGTTTCGATTGGAGCCAACGAGCTCTTCAAGGGGCGCGGGCTGCTCACGGTCACAGGCAACAGCGCCAAGCTCAACGTCGAGGCCGAGGTTTTGGCCGCGACCGTGAAAGGTAAAGGCTACCTGGAAGTCAGCTGGAACCCGTGGTACGTGGAGGGCAACTTCAAAGTCATCCTCGATATCCCGCTCATAGACTGCGAGGACCAGCTCACGTTTTACGCATACTCCGACAAGGCGTGGGGCATCACGGGCAAGGTGCAGGTCGGCGTCCTCTCGTTCGTTACGACTACCGCCGAGTTCTATGCTGGAAACGACGGCTTCATGTTCGATCTGACGGTCAAGAAGGGCATCGACATCTTCATCATCTCGGGCGGGATAGAGTTTGAGGTGATGGCATGGTGGCGCAAGGACGTGAGCTGGGGCGCCTATGCCGCGGGCAAGGCATACGGTGACCTCCTGGCTGGCTTGATCGGCGGAGAAGTGGGCATCGAAGGTGCCTTCATCGGCAGTCCGGAGATCGTAATCTTCATGGCCGGACACCTCAAGATCGAGATTCTCTGGCAGGATGTTTTCGACGGCCGCGTCTGGATATCGATGGGCGAAAATGGATTTGACAGCGGTACCGGAAAGAGCAGCAGGTACGACGACATCATCGCCGATGCGAAGAACACCGGCAAGAAGATGAAGTCGGACATGGAGAAGCTGGCGGAAGATCTTAAGAATGCACAGAACTCTCTTTTGTCACTGAGTAACAAACAGTTATCAGATGCAGGTAATGCATTGGTTGAGCTAATCGAAATCAAGGGCTTCGACCAGCTGATAAAGAACGAATATCAGAAGGATCTCAATGCGGTGGCCTCGAGTGCGAAGGCCACCTTCAACAACGCGTATGCGGTCATCTTCAGTCCGCAGTCGCCAAAGCTTGGAAGTCTTGACGTCAGTCTGTCTTCGACCGAAACGCAGATTGATGCAACGCTGAATAGTCTCAAGAGCAAAGAGGCTGACGTCCGGAGTCTGCTGTTGTCATTCGAGGATGTGTTGACGGGTGATCTGCCGACGGTGCAGAATCTTGGAACATACTCGAATCCGGTCGGCCAACTGAGCTATCAGACGGTGACGCTCACGGACACAAACGGCGTGACGATGACCAAGACGGTGAAGGCAGGCTACGGGTTTGACACCAAGACCGCCCAGGATCTTGACAGCGGAGTCAAGAAGGAACTGAAGAGCGCCCTCGCGTACCGTCAGAAGTTGATGCAGATGACACAGCAGCTTGGCACCAAGCTGAACAGTGTCGATCAACTGCTATCGGGTTCCGGGAAATCTGTGAACACGCTGGTGAACGACTATGGCCAGACCTCGCAGATGATTGGCAATCACACTACGCAGCGTCTTGACTACTTCGACGAGAGGGTCAAGCTGTACTCCAAGCAGTGGCTTGATCTTTCGACTCTACAATCCCAGATTCAAGCGGGCATTGCGAAGGATCTGTCCGATGCCGGGACCAACGCCAAGCTCAGGGCACAGACTCGCAACAACCTCGTCAACAAGCTCCTTACGCTCAGCAATCAGGCCACGAGGAAGTTTCCGGACCAGCACGAGAACTGGGCGGCGCTTGCCGATACACTGGGGCGGTACATCTGGTACGATATCCCGCTGGCGGGTTTTGACGCCGTCACGAAGGGATCGGGAGCCGCTCGCGAGAAGTTTGTGGCAGACTTCCAGAACACGAACAACGCGTTTCAGGCGAACTGGAGCCTGGCAACTCTGACAGCCGACAAGGTCTACAGCCGAAAAGCGAGGCTGTACACTTTGCTCTATGATCTCCTCGATCAGTTGTCGATCGAAGCCGGCACGCGGAAGGAGACGCCTGCATGGGATGGAGAACTGGTAGTGGGTGTGATCGCACTGGACGGTCTCACGACGGGGACCCAGTCCGGTGGCGATACGCAGGCGACAGCCATCGGGCCGGCGGGAGCGCAGCAGCCAATCGCAGCGCCCGGAGCTGTCATCGCTACGTCGGACTGGACAAAGGGGTGGGACTTTGAGAAAGAGCGGCTGAACGTCAAGAAGATGCTCCAGGTACCGCAGATCATTGCTTTCTCGGGGCAGGTCGTCAGCGACAAGACTCCGGCCTACGCGAAGCTGTCGCTGACCTGGAATGCAACTCACCCCATGAGTATGGCGGAATACAGCCTTGATATTCCGGACTACTCGAAGCCCGTGAAGATGGCGCCGCAGGCCCCCACGCAGCAGATCGATCCAAATCCGATCGACCCGCGAACGCGCGTCGATGCACAACTTCCGGGGGCCGTTCAGCCTGGGATGATACTGGTGCAGGACGTAGTGGGAATGCAGGGGACGACACAAATGCAGACGCCGACACAGTCACCGTCACTTGACCCGACGCAGGCGCCCGGAGCTGCTCCGACGCAACCCGGTTTCTTGCCGATCGCCGGCGGCGGTCCGGTGAGTTTTGGGCCCTCGACGGTTCATGCGTGGCGCTCTCTGGCTGGTCGGACGAGTACCACGATACCGTTCCTGCTGGGTGTGCACGAACCCGGGACGTACGAGGTCTGGCTGCGCGCACGTGGCGCCGGTGGACTGGCGCTGCAGCGCCTTGCGACTATCAATGTGCAGTACGCGTTTTCTGGTTCACCGGATGGTGCAGACTTCGGCGCCCAGACCAAGAAGGATGCTCTGTCCAGTGCCGACACGACTCCGCCGACGACCCCTCTTGTACATGATGGCGGCGCCACAACCAAGAACAGAAATCTCCTCTACGTCACCTGGACGGCCACCGACTACGAGTCTGGAATTCAGGAGTATCAGTATCGAGTGGTGACCAAGGCGGCGGGTCAATCGACACCGGTCACGAGCTGGTTTTCGACCGGCGGGCAGACCGAGATCAACATCAAATTCGAAGAGCCGATGAAGCCGGCCGTCATCTACTACGTTCAGGTGAAGGCGAAGAATGGAGCGGGAGCGTGGAGTGGCGACGGTATCTCGGACGGGATCCAGCTCTCGGACCCGACTCCGCCCACGGCGCCGGCCATCCGGACGCCCAGGCTGGTATCAGACACTCTGACCGTCGCATGGTCATCCGCCCGTGATCCCGAGTCTCAGGTGGTTGGCTATCGCTATGCGATCGGCTCCAGGCCGCAAGACACGAACATGCTGGACTGGACCTACACTCAAGACACGGGGTTCGTGATCGACATAAATACGCTCAGTGAGTCCGCGGGCAAGACGAAAGACGCTACGACCATCTACGTGTCTGTGTGCGCGGTGAACGGAATAGGAGTTGACAGCCCGATTGCTATGGCTCAGACCGCCCCGCAACAGCAAACGAAGCAATAG